The Pyrus communis chromosome 9, drPyrComm1.1, whole genome shotgun sequence genome has a segment encoding these proteins:
- the LOC137746266 gene encoding serine/threonine-protein phosphatase PP1-like, whose amino-acid sequence MEGLDALIQRLLEGRVHRGKRIQLTESEIRQLCITAKQVFLRQPNLLELEAPINVCGDIHGQYPDLLRLFEYGGFPPEANYVFLGDYVDRGKQSTETICLLLAYKVKFPDNFFLLRGNHECASINRIYGFYDECKRRFSVRLWKIFTDCFNCLPVAAVIDDKIFCMHGGLSPELNSLEQLRAIERPVDVPDQGLLCDLLWSDPDRDIKGWGENDRGVSFTFGADRVAEFLMKHDMDLICRAHQVVEDGYEFFADRQLVTIFSAPNYCGEFNNAGALMSVDASLLCSFQIVKPWRGKAFQVE is encoded by the exons ATGGAAGGATTGGATGCGCTGATACAGAGACTGTTGGAAGGTAGGGTTCACAGAGGTAAGAGGATTCAGCTAACCGAATCCGAAATCCGACAACTTTGCATCACTGCCAAACAAGTCTTCCTCAGGCAGCCTAATCTTCTCGAATTGGAAGCCCCCATCAACGTTTGTG GTGATATACACGGGCAATATCCTGACCTCTTGCGATTATTTGAGTATGGAGGCTTCCCACCGGAAGCCAACTATGTATTCCTTGGAGACTACGTCGACAGAGGAAAACAAAGCACAGAGACAatatgccttctccttgcatatAAAGTCAAATTTCCGGACAACTTTTTCCTCCTCCGAGGGAACCACGAATGCGCTTCCATCAACCGAATCTATGGATTCTACGATGAGTGTAAACGCCGCTTCAGCGTCCGGCTATGGAAGATCTTCACAGACTGCTTTAACTGTTTACCTGTGGCTGCAGTCATAGATGACAAGATCTTCTGCATGCATGGTGGCCTTTCTCCTGAATTGAACAGCTTGGAACAGCTCAGAGCGATTGAAAGGCCGGTTGACGTGCCGGATCAAGGGCTTTTGTGTGACCTACTTTGGTCGGATCCGGACAGGGACATTAAAGGGTGGGGTGAGAATGATAGGGGTGTTTCTTTTACCTTTGGGGCAGATAGGGTTGCAGAGTTCTTGATGAAACATGATATGGATCTCATATGCCGGGCTCACCAG GTCGTAGAAGACGGATATGAGTTCTTTGCAGACCGGCAGTTGGTGACCATATTCTCGGCACCAAACTATTGTGGAGAGTTCAACAATGCAGGTGCATTGATGAGTGTCGATGCCAGTTTGCTTTGTTCATTTCAAATAGTGAAACCTTGGAGAGGGAAAGCTTTTCAGGTAGAATGA
- the LOC137745867 gene encoding 2,3-bisphosphoglycerate-independent phosphoglycerate mutase → MGSSGIDWKLPDHPKLPKGKVIGLIVLDGWGEANADQYNCIHVAETPVMDSLKKGAPERWRLVRAHGTAVGLPTEDDMGNSEVGHNALGAGRIFAQGAKLVDAALASGKMFEGEGFKYIKESFATNTLHLIGLMSDGGVHSRLDQLLLLLKGASEQGAKRIRVHVLTDGRDVLDGSSVGFAEILENDLAKLREKGVDAQVASGGGRMYVTMDRYENDWSVVKRGWDAQVLGEAPYKFKNVVEAIKTLRAEPNANDQYLPPFVIVDDSGKPVGPIVDGDAVVTFNFRADRMVMLAKALEYADFDKFDRVRVPKIRYAGMLQYDGELKLPSKYLVEPPEIDRTSGEYLTYNGVRTFACSETVKFGHVTFFWNGNRSGYFNDKMEEYVEIPSDSGITFNVQPKMKAVEIAERARDAILSGKFEQVRVNLPNSDMVGHTGDIAATVVACKAADEAVKIIFDAIEKAGGIYVVTADHGNAEDMVKRNKTGQPLLDKNGNIQILTSHTLQPVPIAIGGPGLAPGVRFRKDLPSGGLANVAATVMNLHGFQAPSDYEPSLIEVVDN, encoded by the exons atggggAGCTCAGGAATCGACTGGAAGTTACCGGATCACCCTAAGTTGCCGAAGGGGAAGGTGATCGGACTCATCGTTTTGGATGGGTGGGGCGAGGCCAACGCCGACCAGTACAACTGCATCCATGTCGCCGAGACCCCCGTTATGGATTCTCTCAAGAAG GGTGCTCCTGAAAGATGGAGGTTAGTGAGAGCTCACGGAACTGCCGTGGGACTTCCCACAGAAGATGATATGGGCAACAGTGAAGTGGGTCACAATGCTCTCGGTGCCGGGCGTATTTTTGCCCAGGG TGCTAAGCTTGTCGACGCTGCACTTGCTTCCGGGAAAATGTTTGAGGGAGAAGGTTTTAAGTACATTAAGGAATCCTTTGCGACTAACACATTGCATCTCATTGGTTTAATGAGTGACGGTGGAGTCCATTCTCGGCTCGATCAACTGCTA TTGTTGCTTAAAGGAGCTAGTGAGCAAGGTGCTAAAAGGATCCGTGTGCATGTTCTCACTGATGGACGTGATGTTCTCGATGGTTCAAGTGTGGGATTTGCAGAAATCCTTGAAAATGACCTTGCGAAATTGCGTGAGAAAGGTGTGGATGCACAGGTTGCATCTGGTGGTGGTCGTATGTATGTCACCATGGATCGTTATGAG AATGACTGGAGTGTTGTAAAGCGAGGATGGGATGCCCAAGTTCTTGGTGAAGCTCCCTATAAATTTAAGAATGTAGTTGAAGCTATCAAGACATTGAGAGCGGAACCAAACGCCAATGACCAGTACCTACCTCCTTTTGTTATTGTTGACGACAGTGGAAAGCCTGTTGGCCCAATTGTGGATGGTGATGCTGTTGTTACATTCAACTTCCGAGCTGACCGTATGGTTATGCTTGCCAAGGCGCTTGAGTATGCAGATTTTGACAAGTTTGATCGGGTTAGAGTCCCTAAAATTCGTTATGCTGGTATGCTTCAGTATGATGGTGAGCTGAAGCTTCCAAGCAAATACCTTGTAGAACCCCCAGAGATTGATAGAACATCTGGTGAATATCTTACATACAACGGTGTCCGTACTTTTGCCTGCAG TGAGACTGTTAAATTTGGCCATGTCACTTTCTTCTGGAATGGGAATCGCTCTGGGTATTTTAACGATAAAATGGAGGAGTATGTGGAAATTCCAAGTGATAGTGGAATCACATTCAACGTCCAGCCAAAAATGAAGGCAGTTGAGATTGCTGAAAGGGCGAGGGATGCTATTCTTAGTGGAAAGTTTGAGCAG gTACGTGTTAACCTACCAAACTCAGATATGGTCGGGCACACTGGCGACATTGCGGCCACAGTTGTAGCTTGCAAGGCTGCTGATGAAGCTGTCAAG ATAATTTTTGATGCAATCGAGAAAGCTGGTGGAATTTATGTCGTCACTGCAGATCATGGTAACGCTGAGGATATGGTGAAGAGAAACAAGACTGGGCAACCTCTTCTTGACAAGAATGGAAACATTCAAATTCTTACTTCCCATACTCTACAGCCA GTTCCGATTGCAATTGGAGGTCCTGGACTTGCACCCGGAGTTCGCTTCCGCAAGGATCTTCCTAGCGGTGGGCTGGCCAATGTTGCTGCAACCGTGATGAACCTGCACGGGTTCCAGGCTCCTAGCGACTACGAGCCATCCCTCATCGAAGTTGTTGATAACTAG
- the LOC137745966 gene encoding cell division control protein 2 homolog C has translation MEKYEKLEKVGEGTYGKVYKAKDKATGQLVALKKTRLEMDEEGVPPTALREVSLLQMLSQSLYIVRLLCVEHVDSKEGKPVLYLVFEYLDTDLKKFIDSHRKGPNPRPMPPSLVQSFMYQLCKGVAHCHSHGVLHRDLKPQNLLLDKERGILKIADLGLGRAFTVPLKSYTHEIVTLWYRAPEVLLGSAHYSTGVDMWSVGCIFAEMARRQALFPGDSEFQQLLHIFRLLGTPSDKQWPGVSSLRDWHVYPQWEPQNLARAVPALGPEGVDLLAKMLKYDPAERISAKAALDHPYFDTLDKSQF, from the exons ATGGAGAAGTACGAGAAGCTTGAGAAGGTCGGCGAAGGCACGTACGGAAAGGTCTACAAGGCGAAGGACAAAGCCACCGGCCAATTGGTGGCGCTGAAGAAGACGCGCCTCGAGATGGACGAGGAGGGCGTGCCACCCACCGCCCTCCGCGAGGTCTCGCTCCTCCAGATGCTTTCTCAGTCGCTCTACATCGTCCGATTGCTCTGTGTCGAGCATGTAGACAGCAAGGAGGGGAAGCCCGTCCTGTACCTGGTGTTCGAGTACTTGGACACCGATCTCAAGAAATTCATCGATTCGCACCGGAAGGGGCCGAATCCGCGGCCGATGCCACCGTCGCTGGTGCAGAGCTTTATGTACCAACTGTGCAAGGGGGTGGCGCACTGTCACTCCCATGGCGTCCTCCACCGCGATCTGAAGCCCCAGAATCTGCTGCTTGACAAGGAAAGGGGGATTCTGAAGATTGCTGATCTCGGACTTGGCCGCGCCTTCACTGTGCCTCTCAAGAGCTACACGCATGAGATTGTTACTCTCTGGTATAGAGCGCCGGAGGTTCTGCTCGGGTCGGCTCACTACTCCACCGGCGTTGATATGTGGTCTGTCGGATGCATCTTCG CCGAGATGGCGAGGAGGCAGGCTCTGTTTCCGGGAGATTCTGAGTTCCAGCAGCTGCTTCACATTTTCAG GCTGCTAGGAACACCATCTGACAAGCAGTGGCCAGGAGTTTCTTCTCTGCGAGATTGGCATGTGTATCCGCAGTGGGAGCCTCAGAACTTGGCTCGTGCTGTTCCTGCTCTGGGGCCTGAAGGAGTTGACCTCCTAGCC AAAATGCTTAAGTACGATCCAGCTGAGCGAATTTCGGCCAAAGCCGCCCTTGACCACCCCTATTTCGACACCCTCGATAAGTCTCAGTTCTGA
- the LOC137745393 gene encoding uncharacterized protein isoform X2, with protein MEVGRRISASPRPCSVRRVVAKKRGGSDGFVNSVKKLQRREISSKRDRAFGMSNSQERFRNMHLVEEYDTHDPKGHSSAILPFLMKRTKVIEIVAARDIVFALAHSGVCAAFSREKNERICFMNVSPDEVIRSLFYNKNNDSLITVSVYASDNFSSLKCRSTRIEYIRRGQPEAGFALFESESLKWPGFVEFDDVNGKVLTYSAQDSIYKVFDLKNYTMLYSISDKHVQEIKISPGIMLLIYNRATSHVPLKILSIEDGTVLKDFNHLLHRNKKVDFIEQFNEKLLVKQENENLQILDVRNAEMMEVSRTDFITPSAFIFLYENQLFLTFRNRLVSVWNFRGELVTAFEDHLLWHPDCNTNNIYITSDQDLIISYCKADSDDHWAEANAGSIHISNILTGKCLAKINPSNGGPKIDNREGNAGSSRKQSNSSVVSSTVADALKDVTALFYDEDRNEIYTGNRHGFVHVWSN; from the exons ATGGAAGTGGGAAGGAGAATATCGGCAAGTCCTCGTCCGTGCTCCGTCCGGCGAGTCGTGGCGAAGAAAAGGGGTGGCTCCGATGGGTTTGTAAACAGCGTGAAGAAGCTTCAGAGGCGTGAGATTTCTTCGAAGCGTGATCGAGCTTTTGGGATGAGCAATTCCCAGGAGAGGTTCCGCAACATGCACCTCGTG GAGGAATATGATACTCATGACCCCAAGGGACATTCTTCAGCCATATTGCCTTTTCTGATGAAAAGGACAAAGGTCATTGAGATAGTTGCCGCACGTGACATCGTCTTTGCTCTCGCACACTCTGGTGTTTGCGCAGCTTTTAGTAGAG AGAAAAACGAGAGGATTTGTTTTATGAATGTTAGTCCTGATGAAGTCATTCGGAGCTTGTTCTACAATAAGAACAACGATTCGCTCATCACAGTTTCAGTTTATGCTTCAGACAACTTCAGCTCTTTGAAATGCAGATCCACAAGGATTGA ATATATAAGGAGGGGACAGCCAGAAGCTGGCTTTGCTCTTTTCGAGTCCGAGTCTTTGAAGTGGCCTGGGTTTGTAGAGTTTGATGATGTTAATGGCAAGGTGCTGACATACTCAGCACAGGATAG TATATACAAGGTGTTTGACCTTAAAAACTATACCATGCTGTACTCTATATCAGACAAACATGTACAAGAAATCAAAATCAG TCCAGGCATCATGCTGTTGATTTATAACAGAGCTACTAGCCATGTTCCTCTGAAGATTCTATCAATAGAAGATGGCACGGTTCTCAAAGACTTCAATCATCTACTTCATAGAAATAAGAAGGTGGACTTCATAGAACAGTTCAATGAAAAGCTTCTTGTCAAGCAAGAAAATGAGAACCTTCAGATTCTGGAT GTTCGAAATGCTGAGATGATGGAAGTTAGCAGAACAGACTTCATAACTCCATCAGCATTTATCTTTCTGTATGAGAACCAGTTATTCCTGACGTTCAGAAATCGATTGGTGTCTGTGTGGAACTTTCGTGGAGAACTTGTAACTGCGTTTGAGGATCACTTGTTATGGCATCCTGACTGCAATACCAATAACATTTATATAACAAGCGATCAGGATCTTATCATATCTTACTGCAAGGCTGATTCTGATGATCATTGGGCAGAAGCAAATG CTGGATCTATTCATATTAGCAATATCTTAACCGGAAAATGCCTGGCCAAAATAAATCCTAGCAATGGTGGTCCCAAGATCGACAACCGTGAAGGCAATGCTGGCTCCTCAAGGAAGCAAAGCAACTCATCTGTGGTGAGCAGCACCGTCGCTGACGCTTTGAAAGACGTAACTGCTCTCTTCTATGATGAAGATCGCAACGAGATATATACAGGAAATAGGCATGGTTTTGTTCATGTGTGGTCAAACTGA
- the LOC137745544 gene encoding F-box protein CPR1-like, with amino-acid sequence METRSIKRLRQRQGSDNKKTNLMDIDNDNLVDIFSKQPAKSLIQLGYMSKTLSNIVSCPYFVKQHMHFLTATNAASEVPRLMVVAQSKNRYAGELTVLQSLQYDGTSLEKSRHTIVSKVIFRRQNYSIDLEFLFCNLVCLKDSNYGYGRRCLLLNPLKGEVVILPVDNTIRSDVPANPIPKSYEYWYGMGFDNANKYKVVRVFGYKFDYDFGYTC; translated from the coding sequence ATGGAGACGCGGAGTATAAAAAGATTGAGACAAAGGCAAGGCAGCGacaacaagaaaacaaatttgatgGACATCGACAACGATAACCTCGTCGACATCTTTTCGAAGCAGCCGGCAAAGTCACTTATTCAACTCGGATACATGTCGAAAACCTTGTCAAACATCGTCAGCTGCCCCTATTTTGTCAAGCAACACATGCATTTTCTGACTGCGACAAACGCCGCTTCTGAAGTGCCTCGGCTTATGGTAGTGGCACAATCAAAGAACAGGTACGCTGGAGAGCTGACGGTGTTGCAATCACTGCAATACGACGGCACTTCTTTGGAAAAGAGCAGGCATACCATTGTCTCTAAGGTTATATTTCGCAGGCAAAATTATTCTATTGACCTAGAGTTTCTTTTCTGCAACTTGGTTTGCTTGAAAGACAGCAATTATGGTTATGGACGCCGGTGCTTGCTGTTGAATCCGTTGAAGGGAGAAGTTGTTATACTCCCAGTTGATAACACCATTCGCTCCGATGTTCCAGCAAATCCAATTCCCAAATCCTATGAATATTGGTATGGGATGGGATTCGATAATGCGAACAAGTATAAGGTTGTTCGTGTTTTTGGATACAAGTTTGATTATGATTTTGGGTATACTTGTTAG
- the LOC137745393 gene encoding uncharacterized protein isoform X1, with translation MEVGRRISASPRPCSVRRVVAKKRGGSDGFVNSVKKLQRREISSKRDRAFGMSNSQERFRNMHLVEEYDTHDPKGHSSAILPFLMKRTKVIEIVAARDIVFALAHSGVCAAFSREKNERICFMNVSPDEVIRSLFYNKNNDSLITVSVYASDNFSSLKCRSTRIEYIRRGQPEAGFALFESESLKWPGFVEFDDVNGKVLTYSAQDSIYKVFDLKNYTMLYSISDKHVQEIKISPGIMLLIYNRATSHVPLKILSIEDGTVLKDFNHLLHRNKKVDFIEQFNEKLLVKQENENLQILDVRNAEMMEVSRTDFITPSAFIFLYENQLFLTFRNRLVSVWNFRGELVTAFEDHLLWHPDCNTNNIYITSDQDLIISYCKADSDDHWAEANAAGSIHISNILTGKCLAKINPSNGGPKIDNREGNAGSSRKQSNSSVVSSTVADALKDVTALFYDEDRNEIYTGNRHGFVHVWSN, from the exons ATGGAAGTGGGAAGGAGAATATCGGCAAGTCCTCGTCCGTGCTCCGTCCGGCGAGTCGTGGCGAAGAAAAGGGGTGGCTCCGATGGGTTTGTAAACAGCGTGAAGAAGCTTCAGAGGCGTGAGATTTCTTCGAAGCGTGATCGAGCTTTTGGGATGAGCAATTCCCAGGAGAGGTTCCGCAACATGCACCTCGTG GAGGAATATGATACTCATGACCCCAAGGGACATTCTTCAGCCATATTGCCTTTTCTGATGAAAAGGACAAAGGTCATTGAGATAGTTGCCGCACGTGACATCGTCTTTGCTCTCGCACACTCTGGTGTTTGCGCAGCTTTTAGTAGAG AGAAAAACGAGAGGATTTGTTTTATGAATGTTAGTCCTGATGAAGTCATTCGGAGCTTGTTCTACAATAAGAACAACGATTCGCTCATCACAGTTTCAGTTTATGCTTCAGACAACTTCAGCTCTTTGAAATGCAGATCCACAAGGATTGA ATATATAAGGAGGGGACAGCCAGAAGCTGGCTTTGCTCTTTTCGAGTCCGAGTCTTTGAAGTGGCCTGGGTTTGTAGAGTTTGATGATGTTAATGGCAAGGTGCTGACATACTCAGCACAGGATAG TATATACAAGGTGTTTGACCTTAAAAACTATACCATGCTGTACTCTATATCAGACAAACATGTACAAGAAATCAAAATCAG TCCAGGCATCATGCTGTTGATTTATAACAGAGCTACTAGCCATGTTCCTCTGAAGATTCTATCAATAGAAGATGGCACGGTTCTCAAAGACTTCAATCATCTACTTCATAGAAATAAGAAGGTGGACTTCATAGAACAGTTCAATGAAAAGCTTCTTGTCAAGCAAGAAAATGAGAACCTTCAGATTCTGGAT GTTCGAAATGCTGAGATGATGGAAGTTAGCAGAACAGACTTCATAACTCCATCAGCATTTATCTTTCTGTATGAGAACCAGTTATTCCTGACGTTCAGAAATCGATTGGTGTCTGTGTGGAACTTTCGTGGAGAACTTGTAACTGCGTTTGAGGATCACTTGTTATGGCATCCTGACTGCAATACCAATAACATTTATATAACAAGCGATCAGGATCTTATCATATCTTACTGCAAGGCTGATTCTGATGATCATTGGGCAGAAGCAAATG CAGCTGGATCTATTCATATTAGCAATATCTTAACCGGAAAATGCCTGGCCAAAATAAATCCTAGCAATGGTGGTCCCAAGATCGACAACCGTGAAGGCAATGCTGGCTCCTCAAGGAAGCAAAGCAACTCATCTGTGGTGAGCAGCACCGTCGCTGACGCTTTGAAAGACGTAACTGCTCTCTTCTATGATGAAGATCGCAACGAGATATATACAGGAAATAGGCATGGTTTTGTTCATGTGTGGTCAAACTGA
- the LOC137745775 gene encoding protein LURP-one-related 8-like has translation MTKVYPNSANANIVPAYEPQRLNSSSGSDNEAATVLTVWKKSLLLNCNGFTVFDSKGNLVFRVDNYLAGHKGEIVLMDAAGKPLLTIRRKRLSLGDNWVVYDGETTENPRFCATKHVNILKNKCLAHVTSANSRKGSDASKNYDNKNAVFYQMEGSYAQRCCAVYDSKRRRVAEIKRKEAVGGVALGVDVFRLIVQPDMDTSVAMSLVILLDQMYGTSRR, from the exons ATGACAAAGGTGTACCCAAACAGTGCTAATGCCAATATTGTCCCCGCCTACGAGCCTCAGAGGCTCAACAGTAGTTCCGGCTCCGACAACGAAGCCGCGACGGTCCTCACGGTGTGGAAGAAGTCTTTGCTGTTGAACTGCAATGGGTTCACAGTGTTCGACTCCAAGGGGAATCTGGTCTTTAGGGTTGATAATTACTTGGCCGGCCATAAGGGCGAGATCGTCCTCATGGACGCCGCCGGCAAGCCTCTCCTCACCATCCGTCGCAAG CGGCTGAGCTTGGGAGACAACTGGGTGGTGTACGACGGAGAAACCACGGAGAATCCGCGGTTCTGCGCGACCAAGCACGTGAACATCCTCAAGAACAAGTGCTTGGCGCACGTGACCTCCGCCAACAGCCGCAAGGGTAGTGACGCGTCGAAAAATTACGACAACAAGAACGCGGTATTTTATCAGATGGAAGGGTCATACGCGCAGCGGTGCTGCGCGGTGTACGACAGCAAGAGGAGGAGGGTGGCGGAGATCAAGAGGAAGGAGGCGGTGGGCGGAGTGGCGTTGGGAGTCGACGTCTTCCGCCTCATCGTGCAGCCCGATATGGACACGTCGGTGGCCATGTCCCTCGTCATCTTGCTTGACCAGATGTACGGGACGTCGAGGcggtaa